Proteins from a single region of Pseudomonas sp. 10S4:
- a CDS encoding heme ABC transporter ATP-binding protein codes for MLRTENLKIRRGSKTVLTDITLELKPGEVLGVLGPNGAGKSTLLGALCGELRPDEGRVWLDERELSHCTGAQRAQRLAVLPQVSTLDFGFRVEEVVGMGRLPYQSGRVRDDEIVAAALGAADAGHLSGRSYLALSGGERQRVHLARVLAQLWPGEAGQTLLLDEPTSMLDPLHQHTTLQAVREFADRGAAVLVILHDLNLAARYCDRLLLLEGGRPVALDTPEQVLRPESLKAVFGLEVLVQPHPERGHPLIIAR; via the coding sequence ATGTTGCGCACAGAAAACCTGAAGATCCGCCGAGGCAGCAAAACGGTGCTGACGGACATCACACTGGAACTCAAGCCGGGTGAAGTCCTCGGTGTGCTGGGGCCGAACGGTGCTGGCAAGAGCACCTTGCTCGGCGCGTTGTGCGGTGAATTGCGTCCTGATGAAGGACGCGTCTGGCTCGATGAGCGTGAGCTGAGCCACTGCACGGGTGCCCAGCGAGCGCAGCGATTGGCGGTACTACCGCAAGTGTCGACCCTCGACTTCGGCTTTCGTGTCGAGGAAGTGGTCGGCATGGGGCGTTTGCCTTATCAAAGCGGTCGGGTGCGCGATGACGAAATTGTTGCCGCCGCGTTGGGCGCCGCCGATGCCGGGCATTTGAGCGGTCGCAGTTACCTGGCGCTGTCCGGCGGCGAACGTCAGCGAGTGCATCTGGCCCGGGTGCTGGCGCAGCTCTGGCCCGGCGAGGCGGGGCAGACCTTACTGCTTGATGAGCCGACCTCGATGCTCGATCCACTGCATCAGCACACCACGTTGCAGGCTGTGCGCGAGTTTGCTGATCGCGGTGCCGCGGTGTTGGTGATCCTGCATGATCTGAACCTGGCGGCGCGTTATTGTGATCGTCTGTTGCTGCTCGAAGGCGGGCGCCCGGTGGCGCTGGATACACCAGAGCAGGTGCTGCGTCCGGAGTCGCTCAAAGCGGTGTTCGGGCTGGAAGTATTGG
- a CDS encoding FecCD family ABC transporter permease: MLAIWLSLALGPVSLPLLDTLRAALRLIGVPIAPDGLEQAELILGQIRLPRTLLGLAVGGVLALSGVAMQGLFRNPLADPGLVGVSSGAALGAAIAIVGGSAFGGLPESFGPYLLSLCAFLGGLGVTALVYRLGRRNGQTNVATMLLAGIALTALAGSAVGLFTYLADDATLRTLTFWNLGSLNGASYSRLWPLLLVTAGVALWLPRRAKALNALLLGESEAGHLGIDVEGLKRELVFCTALGVGAAVAAAGMIGFVGLVVPHLVRLLAGPDHRVLLPASVLAGASLLLFADLVARLALAPAELPIGIVTAFIGAPFFLILLLRRRA; encoded by the coding sequence TTGCTGGCGATCTGGCTGTCGTTGGCGCTGGGGCCGGTGAGCTTGCCGTTGCTCGACACGTTGCGTGCGGCGCTGCGGTTGATCGGTGTGCCGATTGCCCCGGACGGTCTGGAGCAGGCTGAACTGATTCTTGGGCAGATTCGCCTGCCGCGAACCCTGCTCGGTTTGGCGGTGGGCGGTGTGCTGGCCTTGTCTGGCGTGGCAATGCAGGGTCTGTTTCGCAACCCATTGGCCGATCCGGGGCTGGTCGGTGTTTCCAGCGGCGCCGCACTGGGCGCGGCGATTGCGATTGTCGGTGGTTCGGCGTTTGGCGGCTTGCCCGAGTCCTTCGGGCCTTATCTTTTGTCGTTGTGCGCGTTTCTTGGCGGGCTCGGCGTGACCGCGCTGGTGTATCGACTCGGCCGGCGTAACGGGCAAACCAACGTCGCGACCATGCTGCTGGCCGGTATTGCGTTAACGGCGCTGGCCGGTTCGGCGGTGGGTTTGTTCACCTATCTGGCGGACGATGCGACCCTGCGCACGCTGACTTTCTGGAACCTGGGCAGCCTCAACGGCGCCAGTTATTCGCGGCTCTGGCCATTGCTGCTGGTGACGGCTGGTGTGGCGCTGTGGTTGCCGCGCAGGGCCAAGGCCTTGAATGCATTGTTGCTGGGCGAGTCGGAGGCCGGTCACCTGGGCATTGATGTCGAAGGGCTCAAGCGTGAACTGGTGTTCTGCACCGCGCTGGGTGTCGGCGCGGCGGTGGCGGCAGCAGGGATGATCGGGTTTGTCGGGCTGGTGGTGCCGCATCTGGTGCGGCTGCTGGCCGGTCCTGATCATCGGGTGCTGTTACCGGCCTCGGTGCTGGCGGGGGCGAGTCTGTTGTTGTTCGCTGACCTGGTGGCGAGACTGGCCCTGGCGCCGGCCGAGTTGCCGATTGGTATTGTCACGGCGTTCATTGGCGCGCCGTTCTTTCTGATTCTGCTGCTCAGGAGGCGTGCCTGA